The Vicinamibacterales bacterium genome has a segment encoding these proteins:
- a CDS encoding P1 family peptidase has translation MSSAALVIISASSVAGQARPSGLTAIDGIRVGHFTLAEKPTGCTVILVEKGATGGVSVRGSAPGTRETDLLDPSNLVEQVHAVVLSGGSAFGLDTASGVMRYLEERKVGFQFGGAYVPIVPAAVLFDLPIAGKPLIRPDASCGYEAAKAATTGAIAEGSVGAGAGATVGKFAGGGKPMKGGIGTASITLPSGLTVAAIVAVNAGGDIVDPATGRLVAGARGADGQTFLDARVVMRNGSLEKPRPGENTTIGLVATNAKLTKAQAKKMADMAHDGFARAIVPAHTMGDGDTIFAIATGSHAGDANVSLIGGLAAEVMADAILRGVRQATGLPNIPAVRDLRRP, from the coding sequence GTGTCATCTGCGGCCCTGGTGATTATTTCTGCGTCATCTGTGGCCGGTCAGGCGCGGCCATCTGGGTTGACCGCCATCGACGGCATCCGCGTCGGGCACTTCACGCTCGCCGAGAAGCCCACCGGCTGCACGGTCATCCTGGTCGAGAAAGGCGCCACCGGCGGCGTCTCGGTGCGGGGGTCGGCGCCGGGCACGCGCGAGACGGACCTGCTCGATCCATCAAACCTCGTGGAGCAGGTGCACGCGGTGGTGTTGTCGGGTGGCAGCGCGTTCGGACTCGACACCGCCAGCGGCGTGATGCGCTATCTCGAAGAACGCAAGGTGGGCTTCCAGTTCGGCGGCGCCTACGTTCCCATCGTCCCCGCGGCCGTGCTGTTCGACCTTCCCATCGCCGGCAAGCCGCTGATCAGGCCCGATGCATCGTGCGGATACGAGGCCGCGAAGGCGGCGACCACCGGTGCGATTGCGGAAGGCAGCGTCGGCGCCGGCGCCGGCGCCACGGTCGGCAAGTTCGCGGGCGGCGGCAAGCCCATGAAGGGCGGCATCGGCACCGCCTCGATCACCCTGCCGAGCGGGCTCACCGTGGCCGCCATCGTCGCGGTGAATGCCGGTGGCGACATCGTCGATCCCGCAACCGGGCGCCTGGTCGCGGGCGCGCGCGGCGCGGATGGCCAGACTTTTCTCGATGCGCGGGTGGTGATGCGAAATGGTTCGCTCGAGAAGCCGCGTCCGGGCGAGAACACGACCATCGGCCTGGTGGCGACCAACGCGAAGCTGACCAAGGCGCAGGCGAAGAAGATGGCCGACATGGCGCACGACGGCTTCGCCCGCGCCATTGTCCCGGCCCACACCATGGGTGACGGCGATACCATTTTCGCCATCGCCACCGGATCGCATGCGGGCGATGCCAACGTGTCGCTGATCGGCGGCCTGGCGGCGGAGGTGATGGCCGACGCCATCCTGCGCGGCGTGCGCCAGGCCACGGGCCTGCCCAACATTCCGGCTGTGCGCGACTTGCGGCGCCCGTGA
- a CDS encoding sodium:solute symporter family protein, which translates to MNVYVALLIAYSAALTALGLWIARRVRGPADFFVAGRTLSWPYLAATLLAANIGAGATVGATGLAYQQGVSAWFWNGSAAMGSLILALVVGPRMWRLASERGYMTVGDFLEDRYGQSVRVIISALIWFGALFILAGQLLLGAAVFAVVAGLPKWAGVLIGGAAMTGYFSAGGLLSSVGVSVVQLVVKFTGFAIAIPILMRAAGGFGGIAQLPGLPEEYFNPLFSAGAGSGFTLLLLSGPNFVVSPGLLQKTYGAKSGRDVRAGVGMNAVALMLFAFIPVLLGLAARAAFPGIAARDEVLPTLLLHGLPVWLGAMALAAVFSAEVGACEAILFMLSTSLSQDLYKRLVNPAARPEQVLKVARLAALAGGTAGMALAIFVVGEIITALSIFYSIIGATLLVPVVGGLFVKRAGTREALASIICGMTVLLAVQFGTDRTGWSNPNLWGLVASAIGFVGMLTTRSARRAAL; encoded by the coding sequence GTGAACGTCTACGTTGCACTGCTAATCGCCTATTCGGCCGCGCTGACGGCGCTCGGGCTGTGGATCGCCCGGCGCGTACGCGGTCCGGCCGATTTTTTCGTCGCCGGGCGCACCCTGTCGTGGCCGTACCTCGCCGCCACCCTGCTCGCGGCCAACATCGGCGCGGGCGCCACGGTCGGCGCCACCGGATTGGCGTATCAACAAGGCGTCAGCGCGTGGTTCTGGAATGGCTCCGCCGCGATGGGCTCGTTGATCCTGGCGTTGGTGGTCGGTCCGCGGATGTGGCGCCTGGCGTCGGAACGCGGCTACATGACGGTCGGCGATTTTCTCGAGGATCGCTACGGACAGAGCGTGCGCGTGATCATCTCGGCCCTGATCTGGTTTGGCGCGCTGTTCATCCTCGCCGGCCAGCTGTTGCTCGGCGCCGCCGTCTTCGCGGTGGTCGCCGGTCTGCCGAAGTGGGCGGGCGTGCTGATCGGCGGCGCCGCCATGACGGGCTATTTCAGCGCCGGCGGGCTACTCAGCTCGGTCGGTGTGAGTGTTGTGCAACTGGTGGTCAAGTTCACCGGCTTCGCCATTGCCATTCCCATCCTAATGCGCGCGGCGGGCGGCTTCGGGGGCATTGCGCAATTGCCGGGGCTGCCCGAGGAGTATTTCAACCCGTTGTTCTCCGCGGGCGCCGGATCCGGCTTTACGCTGCTGCTGCTCTCGGGGCCGAACTTCGTGGTGTCGCCTGGCCTGCTTCAGAAGACCTACGGGGCGAAGAGCGGACGCGACGTGCGCGCCGGCGTCGGCATGAATGCCGTCGCGCTCATGCTGTTCGCGTTCATCCCGGTGTTACTGGGACTTGCCGCGAGGGCAGCGTTCCCCGGCATTGCCGCTCGCGACGAGGTGTTGCCGACATTGCTTCTGCACGGCCTACCGGTGTGGCTCGGCGCCATGGCGCTGGCGGCGGTGTTCTCAGCGGAAGTCGGCGCATGTGAGGCCATTCTCTTCATGCTCTCGACGTCGCTGTCACAGGATCTCTACAAGCGCCTTGTGAACCCGGCCGCGCGGCCAGAACAGGTGCTGAAGGTGGCCCGGCTGGCGGCCCTTGCCGGCGGCACCGCGGGCATGGCGCTCGCGATCTTCGTGGTGGGCGAAATCATCACGGCACTGTCGATCTTCTATTCGATCATCGGCGCGACGCTGCTGGTGCCGGTGGTGGGCGGGCTGTTCGTGAAGCGTGCCGGCACGCGCGAGGCGCTGGCGTCGATCATCTGCGGCATGACCGTGCTGCTGGCGGTGCAGTTCGGCACCGACCGGACGGGATGGTCCAACCCGAACCTGTGGGGCCTCGTCGCCAGCGCGATTGGGTTTGTCGGGATGTTGACGACAAGAAGTGCCAGGAGGGCGGCACTTTAG
- a CDS encoding transposase codes for MTSVTRDRVKAFHDIEFGRFAEHALIGHATSAKFAIPAYCLMPDHVHLVATGQTPESDLRRFVARWKQATGFAWSRLGHGRLWQAGYWDRLARFDEPIDEMVRYVVENPVRAKLVADSALYPLTGSTVGRRHPDGNRRH; via the coding sequence GTGACCTCCGTAACCCGCGACCGGGTTAAGGCCTTTCACGACATCGAGTTCGGACGATTCGCCGAACACGCGTTGATCGGTCACGCCACCAGTGCAAAATTCGCAATTCCTGCGTACTGCCTGATGCCCGATCACGTCCATTTGGTCGCCACTGGCCAGACGCCCGAATCCGACCTCCGGCGCTTCGTGGCGCGATGGAAGCAGGCAACGGGCTTCGCGTGGAGCCGGCTCGGGCACGGGCGGTTGTGGCAGGCGGGATATTGGGACCGGCTTGCGCGATTCGACGAGCCCATAGACGAGATGGTGCGATATGTCGTTGAGAACCCCGTGCGCGCGAAGCTCGTGGCGGATTCGGCGCTCTACCCGTTGACGGGGTCAACCGTCGGTCGCCGCCATCCTGACGGGAATCGGCGGCACTAA
- a CDS encoding creatininase family protein, producing the protein MIRYKTIVLTALVISIAGPAVAQRRAFDLTTPRPIPAADKVWIEELTWMEVRDAMTAGKTTAIITAGSTEQNGPYVPTGKHVFVLRATAEAIARKLGDALVAPAIPFEPGNFSTTPGTIQVRDTTYDALVEDQAESLKANGFKHIILIGDSGGNQRGLERVAKKLSAAWAGSDATIHYIKEYYDSWTAADGAWDSLGVPKTKDEGIHDDYSVNSIIATVDPEKIRFKQRQDTGKASINGQTLLPLETTIANGKKLVEIRANITVEAIKKARSAK; encoded by the coding sequence ATGATTCGCTACAAGACGATTGTGCTGACAGCGCTCGTGATCTCGATCGCCGGGCCCGCCGTGGCCCAGCGCCGCGCCTTCGACCTGACCACGCCCCGGCCCATTCCGGCGGCGGACAAGGTCTGGATTGAAGAGTTGACGTGGATGGAAGTCCGCGACGCGATGACGGCCGGCAAGACGACGGCGATCATCACGGCCGGGAGCACGGAGCAGAACGGGCCCTACGTGCCGACCGGCAAGCACGTGTTCGTGCTGCGCGCCACCGCGGAGGCGATTGCCCGCAAGCTGGGCGACGCGCTGGTGGCGCCCGCCATTCCGTTCGAACCCGGCAACTTCTCGACCACGCCCGGCACCATCCAGGTCCGCGACACCACCTACGACGCCCTGGTGGAGGACCAGGCCGAGAGCCTGAAGGCCAACGGCTTCAAGCACATCATCCTGATTGGCGACAGCGGCGGCAACCAGCGCGGCCTCGAGCGGGTTGCGAAGAAGCTGTCGGCCGCGTGGGCGGGCAGCGACGCGACCATCCACTACATCAAGGAGTACTACGACAGCTGGACGGCCGCCGATGGCGCGTGGGACTCGCTGGGTGTGCCGAAGACCAAAGACGAGGGCATCCACGACGACTACAGCGTGAACAGCATCATCGCAACGGTTGATCCGGAGAAGATTCGATTCAAGCAGCGGCAAGACACCGGCAAGGCTTCGATCAACGGCCAGACCCTGCTGCCGCTCGAAACCACCATCGCCAACGGCAAGAAGCTGGTCGAGATCCGCGCCAACATCACCGTTGAGGCGATCAAGAAGGCGCGGTCGGCGAAGTAA